From a single Planctomicrobium piriforme genomic region:
- a CDS encoding RpiB/LacA/LacB family sugar-phosphate isomerase, producing the protein MRVGIAADHGGFELKNTLIGRLRAAGHDVIDYGANSLIETDDYPDYITPLSQAVAAADVDRGIAICGSGVGASVCANKIPGVRAALVTDHFSARQGVEDDHLNILCLGGRTIGLEVAWDLVQTFLAAQYSQAERHLRRLGKVASLETDKTSSLSSSKFGQMDARG; encoded by the coding sequence ATGAGAGTTGGCATTGCCGCCGATCACGGCGGATTTGAATTAAAAAACACCCTCATTGGGCGGCTCCGGGCTGCGGGACACGACGTGATCGATTATGGTGCGAACAGCTTGATCGAGACGGACGATTATCCAGACTATATCACCCCCTTGTCACAGGCGGTGGCGGCTGCGGATGTGGACCGGGGAATTGCGATTTGCGGCAGTGGTGTTGGCGCATCCGTCTGCGCCAATAAAATCCCCGGCGTGCGCGCCGCTCTGGTCACAGACCATTTTTCGGCGCGACAGGGGGTTGAAGACGATCATTTGAACATCCTCTGCCTGGGGGGGCGGACCATCGGGCTCGAAGTGGCCTGGGATCTGGTCCAGACTTTCCTGGCAGCACAATACAGTCAGGCGGAGCGACATCTGAGACGGTTGGGCAAGGTCGCTTCCCTGGAAACAGACAAGACATCATCACTCAGTAGTTCCAAGTTCGGTCAAATGGACGCAAGGGGATAG
- the tkt gene encoding transketolase, whose amino-acid sequence MTNEKLDLQCINTIRTLSMDAVQAANSGHPGTPMALAPLVYTIFNRVMNFDPKDPIWPNRDRFVLSNGHASMLLWSALHLSDVQAVTPDYKILDQPAVSLDDIRRFRQLESKAAGHPEYRFTSGVEATTGPLGQGVAMSVGMAIAEKWLAERYNRPDFKIFDYKVYAVCGDGCLMEGVASEAASLAGHLGLDNLCWIFDNNKITIEGETKLAFTEDVGARFKSYNWNVVHLTDANDTAAIQKALETFKKTTGKPTMIILDSHIGYGSPHKQDKCEAHGEPLGEEEIRLTKKFYGWPEDAKFLIPDGVKEQFAAGIGARGADAHKKWSDVFAAYRGKHADLANEIELMQKRELPEGWDKNLPTFPADAKGVAGRDASGKVLNTLAENIPWILGGSADLGSSNKTYLKFAGATSFQKENPAGRNFHFGIREFAMCAAVNGMALSKLRAYGATFFAFSDYARPAIRMAAIMEVPSMFVFTHDALGDGEDGPTHQPVEQMMSFRAMPGMMTFRPGDANEVVEAYRFIMHMKHEPVVMALTRQPIPTLDRTKYASAEGVKHGAYVLGCCPSGDPEVILMATGSELYVAVEAHEKLLAEGIRSRVVSMPSWEIFEQQSQEYRDSVLPPKVTARVSVEQGATLGWERYIGMTGKAIGMQTFGGSAPYKDLQKKFGFVPELVVAAAKEQLKLKK is encoded by the coding sequence ATGACGAACGAAAAGCTGGACCTGCAGTGCATCAACACCATTCGAACCCTGTCGATGGACGCGGTGCAGGCGGCCAATTCCGGACACCCGGGCACCCCGATGGCGCTCGCTCCGCTGGTCTACACGATTTTCAATCGGGTCATGAATTTCGACCCGAAAGATCCCATTTGGCCTAACCGCGACCGCTTCGTGCTTTCGAACGGCCACGCTTCGATGCTGCTGTGGTCGGCGCTGCACCTGTCCGACGTGCAGGCCGTGACCCCGGACTACAAGATCCTCGATCAGCCGGCGGTGTCACTGGACGACATTCGCCGTTTCCGTCAGTTGGAAAGCAAAGCGGCCGGCCACCCGGAATATCGCTTCACGTCTGGCGTGGAAGCGACCACCGGCCCGCTCGGCCAGGGCGTGGCGATGAGCGTCGGAATGGCGATTGCCGAGAAGTGGCTTGCCGAACGGTACAACCGTCCCGACTTCAAGATCTTTGATTACAAGGTGTACGCGGTCTGCGGCGACGGCTGCCTGATGGAAGGGGTTGCCTCGGAAGCCGCCTCTCTGGCCGGCCACCTCGGTCTCGATAACCTCTGCTGGATCTTCGACAACAACAAGATCACGATCGAAGGGGAAACCAAGCTCGCCTTCACCGAAGACGTCGGAGCCAGGTTCAAGAGCTACAACTGGAACGTTGTGCATCTGACCGACGCCAACGACACCGCCGCGATTCAGAAGGCCCTCGAAACCTTCAAGAAGACGACCGGCAAGCCGACGATGATCATCCTCGACAGCCACATCGGCTACGGGTCACCGCACAAGCAGGACAAGTGCGAAGCTCACGGCGAACCGCTCGGTGAAGAAGAAATCCGCCTCACCAAAAAGTTTTACGGCTGGCCGGAAGACGCCAAGTTCCTCATTCCCGACGGCGTGAAAGAACAGTTCGCCGCAGGTATCGGCGCTCGCGGGGCAGACGCTCACAAGAAGTGGAGCGACGTGTTTGCCGCGTATCGGGGCAAGCATGCCGATCTCGCCAATGAGATCGAACTCATGCAGAAGCGCGAACTGCCGGAGGGTTGGGACAAGAACCTGCCGACCTTCCCGGCCGATGCCAAGGGTGTTGCCGGGCGCGATGCCTCGGGCAAAGTGCTCAACACGCTCGCCGAGAACATCCCCTGGATTCTCGGGGGCTCAGCCGACCTGGGCTCGTCTAACAAAACTTATTTGAAGTTCGCCGGGGCCACCTCCTTCCAGAAGGAGAACCCTGCCGGCCGCAACTTTCACTTCGGCATCCGCGAGTTCGCGATGTGCGCCGCCGTCAACGGCATGGCGCTTTCGAAACTGCGGGCGTACGGCGCGACGTTCTTTGCGTTCAGCGACTATGCCCGTCCGGCGATCCGCATGGCCGCCATTATGGAAGTGCCGAGCATGTTCGTCTTCACCCACGATGCCCTGGGGGATGGCGAAGACGGCCCGACACATCAGCCGGTCGAACAGATGATGTCCTTCCGCGCCATGCCGGGCATGATGACCTTCCGGCCCGGCGATGCGAACGAAGTCGTCGAAGCCTATCGCTTTATCATGCACATGAAGCACGAGCCAGTGGTCATGGCGCTCACCCGTCAGCCGATCCCCACGCTCGACCGCACCAAGTATGCGTCGGCCGAAGGGGTCAAGCACGGGGCCTATGTCCTGGGCTGTTGCCCGAGCGGAGATCCCGAAGTCATTCTCATGGCGACCGGCAGCGAGCTGTATGTCGCGGTGGAAGCCCATGAGAAGCTGCTGGCGGAAGGGATTCGCTCGCGCGTGGTTTCGATGCCTTCTTGGGAGATCTTTGAACAGCAGTCGCAGGAATACCGCGACAGCGTGCTGCCCCCCAAGGTCACCGCTCGCGTCTCGGTGGAACAGGGAGCGACGCTGGGCTGGGAACGCTACATCGGCATGACCGGCAAGGCGATCGGCATGCAGACCTTCGGCGGTTCGGCTCCGTATAAAGATCTGCAGAAGAAGTTCGGCTTCGTGCCAGAACTGGTCGTGGCCGCCGCCAAAGAGCAGCTCAAGCTGAAGAAGTAG
- a CDS encoding sugar phosphate isomerase/epimerase family protein, producing the protein MTTLNRRQLLAASTAAGLTLASVAPARAAADPTKLRFCLNTSTIRGQGLPIEEEVALVSAAGYDGIEPWMRELEAYREAGKSIPDLKKKIADSGLRVESAIGFATWIVDDEAQRKAGIEQLRHDMDLLQQIGGVRIAAPPIGMQKPDATKVDLLAAAERYAAALKVGREFGVTPQVEVWGFSRNLSRLGEAVFVALESGEPDACILPDVYHIYKGGSSFEGLHMLSGVSIPCFHFNDYPAQPGRAEINDSYRVYPGDGVAPWPLIISTLKKIGFNGVVSLELFNKEYWAQDPKLVLETGLKKLKAVFAS; encoded by the coding sequence ATGACGACTCTCAATCGACGCCAGTTGCTGGCCGCTTCCACAGCCGCCGGATTGACCCTCGCTTCAGTCGCGCCGGCTCGGGCCGCCGCCGACCCGACAAAGCTCCGATTCTGTCTGAACACCAGCACGATCCGCGGGCAGGGACTGCCGATTGAAGAAGAGGTCGCACTCGTCTCCGCCGCCGGCTATGACGGCATCGAACCGTGGATGCGCGAACTCGAAGCCTACCGAGAGGCCGGGAAGTCAATTCCGGACCTTAAAAAGAAAATCGCCGACAGCGGGTTACGGGTCGAAAGCGCCATTGGCTTCGCCACCTGGATTGTCGACGATGAAGCCCAGCGGAAAGCGGGGATCGAACAGCTCAGGCATGACATGGACCTGCTGCAGCAGATCGGCGGCGTGCGAATCGCCGCGCCGCCGATTGGGATGCAGAAACCGGACGCCACGAAAGTCGACCTGCTCGCCGCCGCAGAACGCTATGCCGCAGCACTCAAAGTCGGCCGCGAATTCGGCGTCACGCCGCAGGTCGAAGTCTGGGGCTTCTCGCGCAATCTGTCGCGTCTCGGCGAGGCAGTGTTTGTCGCCCTCGAAAGCGGCGAGCCCGACGCCTGTATCCTGCCGGACGTGTATCACATCTACAAAGGGGGCAGTTCGTTCGAAGGTCTCCACATGCTCTCAGGCGTGTCGATCCCCTGCTTCCACTTCAACGACTACCCGGCTCAGCCTGGCCGCGCGGAAATTAACGACAGCTACCGCGTCTACCCCGGCGACGGCGTCGCCCCCTGGCCGCTCATCATCAGCACGCTCAAGAAAATCGGCTTCAACGGCGTTGTGTCGTTGGAACTCTTCAATAAAGAATACTGGGCCCAAGACCCCAAACTCGTCCTTGAAACCGGCCTGAAAAAGTTGAAGGCGGTCTTTGCGAGTTGA
- a CDS encoding phosphohexomutase domain-containing protein, producing MNDRGELTVLDSLPEQFHCPGERHPVSRSIHLARLAAGHAACRQCERRGEAGNLPKIVTTRLRTDARRSTLDIASSSEIRGIYINELTRERMAGLVQQVLDIVDEERRFDSDGSPRSVGALQVVVGFDGRPSSPDLSVGVVNVLRQWTVDAIDVGQVSRPAFDFAVQRFRPHIGIYVTGGTHGAAWTGLDLLDAQCLPWQGIDKLGRFEQDPTLRAARVGRTPGRYLPMEINTEYQAAIALQFHGMRPLRLGVVCQDVGIRNTLRSLLEGTPCDVHLLQTGAAGTERSSKPLPDIVCERHLDLGVVIATDGRACQLYDETGVELGSEDLQRLLLTPLRQDDRERAAISKLPNVQMGERELRQRQLEFGLPVVADDAGRCWFLNETPACDAIQTLARTLEVLSLSERPASGYRLQPKAMHREKRS from the coding sequence ATGAACGATCGCGGCGAATTGACGGTTCTCGACAGCTTGCCGGAGCAGTTTCACTGCCCTGGCGAGCGGCATCCCGTATCGCGGTCGATTCATCTGGCGCGGCTGGCCGCCGGGCATGCCGCGTGTCGACAGTGCGAACGTCGCGGTGAAGCCGGCAATCTTCCCAAAATCGTCACCACTCGATTACGAACCGACGCACGACGCAGCACGCTCGACATCGCCAGTTCGTCTGAAATTCGCGGCATCTACATTAATGAACTGACCCGAGAACGGATGGCGGGTCTGGTGCAACAGGTGCTCGACATCGTCGACGAAGAACGTCGTTTCGACAGCGATGGTTCTCCGCGTTCAGTCGGTGCGCTGCAGGTGGTCGTCGGCTTCGACGGACGGCCGTCGTCGCCGGACTTATCCGTGGGCGTGGTGAACGTGTTACGGCAGTGGACCGTCGATGCAATCGACGTCGGTCAGGTTTCCCGGCCGGCATTCGATTTCGCGGTGCAGCGGTTTCGCCCGCACATTGGCATCTATGTGACGGGCGGGACACATGGCGCCGCGTGGACGGGCCTGGATCTGCTCGATGCGCAGTGCCTGCCGTGGCAGGGCATCGACAAGCTAGGACGATTCGAACAGGATCCGACGCTCCGCGCCGCCAGAGTGGGCCGGACGCCGGGCCGATATCTGCCGATGGAAATCAACACGGAATATCAGGCGGCGATTGCGCTCCAGTTTCATGGGATGCGACCGTTGCGACTGGGTGTGGTCTGTCAGGATGTGGGCATTCGCAACACGCTCCGCAGCCTGCTCGAGGGCACGCCTTGCGACGTGCATCTGTTGCAGACAGGTGCGGCGGGAACGGAGCGATCCTCAAAACCGTTGCCGGATATCGTCTGCGAACGGCACCTGGATCTGGGGGTCGTCATTGCGACGGATGGTCGGGCCTGTCAGCTCTACGATGAAACGGGAGTTGAGCTGGGGAGTGAAGACCTGCAAAGGTTGCTGCTCACTCCACTGCGACAGGACGATCGCGAGCGAGCGGCCATCTCTAAACTCCCAAATGTTCAAATGGGCGAACGCGAACTGCGACAACGACAGCTTGAGTTCGGTCTACCGGTCGTTGCGGATGATGCCGGCCGCTGCTGGTTCCTCAATGAAACGCCGGCCTGCGATGCGATTCAAACGCTGGCCCGGACGCTGGAGGTGCTGAGCCTCTCCGAGCGGCCGGCGTCGGGGTATCGCTTGCAACCGAAGGCAATGCATCGTGAGAAGCGATCTTGA
- the holA gene encoding DNA polymerase III subunit delta translates to MHATEFTRKPKAADGVGLAVLHGGERHLKSTSLALLCQRVLGTSSDEAIGLTKFAAKDLDFKTVRDELQMVSMFSDRKLVLVEDADDFISEFRSQLESYAEKPSHRSLLVLDVKTWRKNTRLAKKVDADGLEIECSELDGGRLTKWLTQQAEEVYQKQLDPQAAQLIPTLAGNSLGLLDQELAKLASYVGDRTRIGEEDVRTLVGGWKAETTWSMVDAIRDGKSGQALACLNKLLYAGEPAPKILGGLNYVFKKFAIASELSRKGGNLQQALKEAGVFPRDVSNVEKYLRRIRRPRAEAILETLAKADYGLKGGSRVPEQLQLEQLVLWLTGVNIEIV, encoded by the coding sequence ATGCACGCCACAGAATTTACGCGAAAACCGAAAGCAGCCGACGGCGTCGGGCTGGCGGTTTTGCACGGCGGTGAGCGGCACCTGAAATCGACATCGCTGGCGCTGCTTTGTCAGCGCGTGCTGGGCACGTCGAGCGACGAAGCCATCGGACTGACCAAATTCGCAGCCAAAGACCTCGATTTCAAAACCGTCCGCGATGAATTGCAGATGGTCTCGATGTTCTCTGACCGCAAACTGGTGCTGGTCGAAGACGCCGACGATTTCATATCGGAATTTCGCAGCCAGCTCGAATCCTATGCCGAGAAGCCGAGCCATCGCTCGCTGCTTGTGCTCGATGTAAAAACCTGGCGAAAGAACACCCGACTTGCCAAAAAAGTCGACGCCGACGGTCTCGAAATCGAATGCTCGGAACTCGACGGCGGGCGGCTCACCAAATGGCTGACGCAACAGGCAGAAGAGGTCTATCAGAAACAACTCGATCCTCAGGCCGCACAGCTCATTCCCACCCTGGCCGGGAACAGCCTCGGGTTGCTCGACCAGGAACTCGCCAAACTGGCGTCGTATGTTGGTGATCGAACGCGAATCGGTGAAGAAGATGTCCGCACCCTGGTCGGGGGCTGGAAAGCAGAGACCACATGGTCGATGGTCGATGCGATTCGCGACGGCAAGTCTGGTCAGGCACTCGCCTGCCTGAACAAGCTGCTGTACGCCGGCGAACCAGCCCCGAAAATTCTGGGCGGCCTGAACTATGTGTTCAAGAAATTTGCCATCGCCAGCGAGTTGTCGCGGAAGGGAGGCAACCTGCAACAGGCCTTGAAAGAAGCCGGTGTCTTTCCTCGCGATGTGTCGAACGTCGAGAAATACCTGCGACGCATCCGCCGTCCACGAGCCGAGGCCATTCTGGAAACACTCGCCAAGGCCGACTACGGCCTCAAAGGAGGCAGCCGCGTCCCGGAACAATTGCAACTCGAACAACTGGTCCTTTGGCTGACAGGCGTGAACATCGAGATCGTGTAA
- a CDS encoding sulfatase-like hydrolase/transferase: protein MTNCRGRLAIFILLFVGLPPEAWSAPPNIVLLLSDDQGWTDFGFMGHPHIRTPHLDQLSRESLTFTRGYVPDSLCRPSLMTLLTGRYPHQHGVVGNDPPPPAGLEKLPKGKLRNDPLYRKVCERYIAHIDDEQTWPGILQKQLGYVSLQTGKWWEGNYQRGGFTHGMSSGVPEKGGRHGDEGLDIGRKTLQPIFDFIAHAQGQQKPFFVWYAPMLPHSPHNPPERLLANYRDKTPHLEIAKYWAMCEWYDETCGQLLDYLDQYQLRDNTIVISITDNGWINAEDADRFAPRSKRSTYDGGTRTTITIRWPGHVEPRLDTTHLASSIDLLPTVLAAIGATPPNGLPGINLLDSKAVDGRHAIYGEIFEHDVQHMTDPVASLLDRWVIFDDWKLILPNPARESEAKVELFQITTDPNEQHNVAAANPEITQILTRQIQLWWPISAEERIAPQLPSSEFRP from the coding sequence ATGACAAATTGTCGTGGCCGGCTTGCGATCTTCATCCTGTTGTTCGTCGGACTCCCGCCCGAGGCCTGGTCTGCTCCTCCGAACATCGTTCTGCTGCTCTCGGACGATCAGGGATGGACCGATTTTGGTTTCATGGGCCATCCTCACATTCGCACGCCCCATCTCGATCAACTCTCCCGCGAGTCGCTGACGTTCACCCGTGGCTATGTGCCTGACAGCCTGTGTCGGCCTTCTCTGATGACGCTGCTCACCGGGCGGTATCCGCATCAGCACGGCGTTGTGGGAAACGATCCGCCGCCGCCTGCAGGACTCGAAAAGCTTCCCAAGGGAAAGCTCCGCAATGATCCCCTTTACCGCAAAGTCTGTGAGCGGTACATCGCCCATATCGATGACGAACAGACCTGGCCCGGCATCCTTCAGAAGCAGCTCGGTTACGTTTCGCTGCAGACGGGCAAGTGGTGGGAAGGGAACTACCAGCGCGGCGGCTTCACGCATGGGATGTCGTCAGGCGTACCTGAAAAAGGAGGCCGCCATGGAGACGAAGGCCTCGACATCGGCCGTAAGACGCTGCAGCCGATCTTCGACTTCATTGCCCATGCACAGGGACAGCAGAAGCCGTTTTTCGTCTGGTACGCTCCCATGTTGCCGCATAGCCCGCACAACCCGCCTGAGCGTCTGTTGGCCAACTACCGCGACAAGACCCCGCATCTCGAAATCGCCAAGTATTGGGCGATGTGCGAATGGTATGACGAAACCTGCGGGCAACTGCTGGACTACCTCGACCAGTATCAACTCCGAGACAACACCATCGTGATCTCGATCACGGACAACGGCTGGATCAACGCCGAGGATGCCGACCGCTTCGCCCCGCGTTCCAAACGTTCCACCTACGACGGCGGGACTCGGACCACGATCACCATCCGCTGGCCCGGGCATGTCGAACCCCGTCTCGACACCACACACCTCGCCAGTTCGATCGACCTGCTGCCGACAGTTCTTGCCGCAATCGGAGCGACGCCCCCAAACGGCTTGCCCGGTATCAATCTCCTGGACTCGAAAGCGGTTGACGGTCGTCACGCAATCTACGGCGAGATCTTCGAGCATGACGTACAACACATGACCGATCCGGTCGCCAGCCTGTTGGACCGCTGGGTGATCTTCGACGACTGGAAGCTGATTCTCCCGAACCCGGCCCGCGAATCCGAGGCGAAGGTCGAGCTGTTCCAGATCACGACAGATCCCAACGAGCAGCACAACGTGGCTGCTGCAAACCCAGAAATCACACAGATCCTGACGCGACAAATTCAGCTGTGGTGGCCGATTTCCGCAGAGGAACGGATAGCGCCCCAACTCCCGTCCAGCGAGTTCCGCCCGTGA
- a CDS encoding ArnT family glycosyltransferase has translation MTALTSIPAGVNWRPWIWVAGICVLFLIARLPVILHEAGSMDEDWFAIPGWTVSQEGIPRVPYAPERNRQSFFWKADVVSLALPPALHYFQAPFFWLFPAGYPTARLPSLLAGMASIVLVYRIGRRMLSDERSAVLAAALYSLSRLCYFPAIVARPDMLCGMFGLAALLLVLKWQAENRWRWLIAAGVCLGVGGLTHPAAIVYAVQLGIWVCLSGSFRQRFLAISTLVGVSMAMLLLWLPLMLTYREIFRVQFFGNVLSRTAPSGDLLTTAWQVFNYQGALAHEHFGAIWLSLLLCGLIWTGWQGIAARDSRSRTLCGLTCLAVGLLIAFEGRHPTKGYWCYPGALLCLCFSQLVGDIANRFGVRSRWAFIALSLLSVASLLPGSGLRATAVYLRHWSDPAYHARTFIREVLKKLPQDGVFAVDPAYVFDVEMSGRETLLGVNVPIYFQVSAFPCDYLIASRYSLKNELPRQLNAVPVASYGDPDNPFTCYVEIFQVTKPAPHVE, from the coding sequence GTGACCGCTTTGACATCGATTCCTGCTGGTGTGAACTGGCGTCCCTGGATCTGGGTGGCCGGCATCTGCGTCCTCTTCCTGATTGCGCGGCTTCCCGTGATTCTGCACGAAGCCGGCTCGATGGATGAAGACTGGTTTGCCATTCCCGGCTGGACGGTCTCGCAGGAAGGCATTCCTCGCGTTCCTTATGCACCCGAACGAAACCGCCAGAGCTTCTTTTGGAAAGCGGACGTCGTTTCGCTGGCGCTGCCGCCGGCACTGCACTATTTTCAGGCCCCCTTTTTCTGGTTGTTTCCGGCTGGCTATCCCACAGCACGGCTGCCTTCCCTGCTGGCAGGCATGGCGTCAATCGTGTTGGTGTATCGGATCGGCCGCCGGATGCTTTCGGATGAGCGCAGCGCGGTTCTTGCCGCGGCGCTCTATTCCCTCTCGCGGCTCTGTTACTTCCCTGCGATTGTCGCACGTCCGGACATGCTCTGCGGAATGTTCGGTCTGGCGGCACTTCTGTTAGTTTTGAAATGGCAGGCGGAGAACCGTTGGCGGTGGCTCATCGCGGCAGGCGTCTGCCTGGGAGTGGGCGGCCTGACTCACCCCGCCGCGATTGTGTACGCAGTGCAGCTCGGAATCTGGGTCTGCCTATCGGGATCTTTTCGACAGCGATTCCTGGCCATCAGCACGCTGGTCGGGGTCTCGATGGCGATGTTGTTGCTGTGGTTGCCGCTGATGCTGACGTATCGCGAGATCTTTCGGGTTCAGTTTTTCGGCAATGTGTTGTCGCGGACAGCGCCGTCAGGCGACCTGCTGACGACAGCCTGGCAGGTGTTCAATTACCAGGGCGCACTCGCCCATGAACACTTTGGAGCGATTTGGCTGTCCTTGTTGTTGTGCGGCCTGATCTGGACAGGCTGGCAGGGAATTGCTGCCCGCGATTCCAGGTCGCGCACGCTGTGCGGACTCACTTGCCTGGCGGTCGGCCTGTTGATTGCGTTCGAAGGCCGACATCCGACCAAAGGTTACTGGTGTTACCCCGGCGCCTTGCTCTGCCTGTGTTTCTCACAACTGGTAGGAGACATCGCGAATCGGTTCGGCGTCCGTTCCCGATGGGCGTTCATCGCCCTGAGCCTGCTGTCCGTCGCCAGCCTGCTCCCCGGATCCGGCCTGCGGGCGACGGCGGTCTATCTCCGCCATTGGAGTGATCCCGCCTATCACGCCCGAACATTCATTCGTGAAGTTTTGAAGAAGCTTCCGCAAGACGGCGTGTTTGCCGTCGATCCGGCCTATGTCTTCGACGTCGAGATGTCAGGCCGCGAAACGCTCCTGGGGGTCAACGTACCGATCTATTTTCAGGTCTCCGCCTTTCCGTGCGACTATCTGATTGCCAGCCGCTATTCGCTGAAAAATGAACTGCCGCGACAGTTGAACGCCGTGCCGGTCGCAAGCTACGGTGATCCAGACAATCCTTTCACCTGCTACGTCGAAATCTTTCAAGTTACGAAACCGGCTCCCCATGTCGAATGA
- a CDS encoding nucleotide sugar dehydrogenase, protein MSNETFPPISRVAVVGGAGHVGLPLALLIAQQGFDVTIVDINEETLALIRSGKMPFHERDADELLPQVLATGRLHLTSQNEALRDQDLVIVTIGTPVDEYLDPDVRTFDRVIHTTLSHMRDGQLLMIRSTVFPGVTDRLGRQVSDHSLKVDVAYCPERIAQGFALQELVKLPQIVSGTTPRAAHRAAEFFERLRAEIIELPPIEAELAKLFSNSYRYINFAIANQFYMLAERYGADFERVRDAVTRKYPRMQGFSGAGFAAGPCLLKDTMQLAAFNHNVLTLGQNAMMINEGLPRFLVDQLKTKHDLVPLTVGVLGMAFKANCDDPRSSLSYKLRKVLTMECRKVLCTDPYIQNPEFVSLEECLAQSDILIVGACHDEYRNIQTNKPIVDVFGFLPKAASRGSAT, encoded by the coding sequence ATGTCGAATGAAACCTTTCCACCCATCTCGCGCGTCGCGGTTGTCGGCGGCGCCGGGCATGTGGGGCTGCCGCTCGCATTACTGATCGCCCAGCAGGGATTTGACGTCACCATCGTCGACATCAACGAAGAGACGCTCGCACTGATTCGCTCCGGAAAAATGCCGTTCCACGAACGGGATGCCGACGAACTCCTGCCGCAGGTGCTGGCCACCGGACGCCTGCATCTTACCAGCCAGAATGAAGCCCTCCGCGACCAGGATCTGGTCATCGTCACGATCGGCACCCCCGTCGACGAATACCTCGATCCCGACGTGCGGACATTCGACCGTGTCATTCATACCACGCTGAGTCACATGCGTGACGGCCAACTGCTGATGATCCGCAGCACCGTCTTTCCCGGCGTCACCGACCGGCTCGGACGGCAGGTGTCCGACCACAGTCTGAAAGTCGACGTTGCCTATTGCCCGGAACGCATCGCGCAGGGGTTCGCCCTGCAGGAACTGGTCAAGCTGCCGCAGATCGTCTCTGGAACGACGCCCCGCGCGGCACATCGTGCCGCCGAGTTCTTCGAGCGACTGCGAGCCGAGATCATCGAACTCCCGCCGATTGAAGCCGAGCTGGCAAAACTCTTTTCCAACTCGTACCGATACATCAACTTCGCCATCGCCAATCAGTTCTACATGCTGGCCGAACGCTATGGCGCGGACTTCGAACGGGTGCGAGACGCCGTGACTCGCAAATACCCCCGCATGCAGGGGTTCAGCGGGGCCGGATTTGCCGCCGGCCCTTGTCTGCTGAAAGACACCATGCAGCTCGCCGCGTTCAATCACAACGTGCTGACCCTCGGTCAGAACGCCATGATGATCAACGAAGGGCTCCCCCGCTTCCTGGTCGATCAGCTCAAGACCAAGCACGATCTGGTGCCGTTGACCGTCGGCGTTTTGGGAATGGCCTTCAAGGCGAACTGCGACGACCCCCGTAGCTCGCTCTCCTACAAGCTCCGCAAGGTGCTGACGATGGAGTGCCGCAAGGTGCTCTGCACCGACCCGTACATTCAGAACCCCGAGTTCGTCAGCCTCGAAGAGTGTCTGGCGCAGTCCGACATTCTGATCGTCGGCGCCTGCCATGACGAATACCGAAACATCCAGACCAACAAGCCGATCGTCGACGTCTTCGGCTTTCTTCCCAAAGCCGCCAGCCGAGGATCAGCGACATGA